In Aegilops tauschii subsp. strangulata cultivar AL8/78 chromosome 3, Aet v6.0, whole genome shotgun sequence, one genomic interval encodes:
- the LOC141042682 gene encoding uncharacterized protein, with amino-acid sequence MASPGGGGRGGRSSGGVVGGYGDLPGLGSDAHRGIEVDGEESSSSAYYSDDDEGMEAPLSMEQRLRLAEIWVANPTTSHHWSHGLGGVLLDDAVWDVRIHFDAQHNLDRKICNSDVTYLNLYALMRTQGFNFSDELYHMGNTCIGVQREHALDLIDTNIKLQQIKKQNEDNLVLNLLVRATSFVSTASHVSEEKLATVLYEEPVVYDLRDPPVLVVNDHGVVYESQSSNSSAVVQPAGMCTQESRNISKRKLKSVMEEEEEEGYKSTDDSQGAYDSDNNPFCMKTYRIAEDTEIIEGKRLADAELEEDADSDEETDEDSDKEQLHYEGDTEVEELFDIEEDEEEDSEKEKEPPMKAAGKKRQKLPVRRGPTTRTHSNVLEDLKPDFRPSSDEEDTGLLLDSDDDEFDPLAFVLPKGRKSRAMKRPARIWPEISGLIHTSILTLIDNCNEKYGVDVRKHMAYRAKNLAVEAVLGEHKKQYPRLRDYAQTIMDTNPGSRVIVTTVTPKPTTKIPHPGPRFHAMFFCINGAREGFLSACRPFIGVDGCFIKLTTGAQILAATGRDGNNNIFPLAFGIVGQEDTTNWCWFLHQLKICLGGEVGQFGPYTIMSDRQKGLLNAISQVFPNCHQRFCLRHLYANFQNAGFRGEDLKKCMDNASYAYNQYKFDIAMNDLKNESEEAWKWLSGIPARFWARHAFDTNCKTDLVVNNLSEEFNKYILDFRKKPIRTMIDGIKNKQMVRWHRNRESGKAALWEITPHYAEKLEKVDLSGTPCNHAISAINKAKRHLEDQGMLMKQGHMLHQQGQRLHQQGHRLHQQEERLHQQEHRLHQQEERLHQQEHRLHQELVQGMVLQGIQGLSLHQELLLGLPLLLCPRDEGASYCCPKR; translated from the exons ATGGCTagtccgggcggcggcggtcgcgGTGGCCGGAGCAGCGGTGGCGTTGTGGGCGGGTACGGAGACCTCCCCGGACTCGGGAGCGATGCACACAGAGGAATCGAAGTCGACGGCGAGGAGTCCAGTTCGTCTGCTTACTACAGCGATGACGACGAGGGCATGGAGGCGCCGCTGTCCATGGAGCAGCGGCTGCGGCTGGCTGAGATCTGGGTGGCCAACCCTACCACGAGCCATCACTGGAGCCATGGATTGGGTGGCGTACT TTTGGATGATGCTGTTTGGGATGTTAGGATTCACTTCGATGCTCAGCATAATTTGGATAGGAAGATATGCAACTCAGATGtcacatatttgaatttgtatGCACTGATGCGAACACAAGGATTTAACTTCAGTGATGAATTGTACCACATGGGGAATACATGCATAGGAGTGCAGAGAGAGCATGCCCTAGATTTGATAGACACAAACATCAAGTTGCAGCAAATTAAGAAGCAGAATGAGGACAATTTAGTTCTGAACTTGTTAGTCAGGGCCACATCATTTGTCAGTACTGCATCTCATGTTAGTGAGGAAAAATTAGCCACAGTTTTATATGAAGAACCTGTTGTGTATGATCTGAGAGATCCTCCTGTGCTTGTTGTTAATGATCATGGTGTTGTTTATGAGAGTCAAAGCAGCAACAGTAGTGCAGTAGTACAACCTGCTGGTATGTGCACACAAGAGAGCAGAAATATCAGCAAGAGGAAGCTCAAATCTGTGatggaagaagaggaagaggagggataTAAGAGTACTGATGACTCTCAAGGGGCATATGACAGTGACAACAACCCTTTCTGCATGAAGACGTACAGGATTGCTGAAGACACAGAGATAATAGAGGGAAAGAGGCTAGCAGATGCAGAACTAGAAGAGGATGCAGATTCAGATGAAGAAACAGATGAAGATTCAGATAAGGAACAACTACACTATGAGGGTGACACTGAGGTTGAGGAGTTGTTTGATAttgaggaggatgaggaggaagaTTCTGAGAAGGAGAAGGAACCACCCATGAAAGCAGCTGGTAAAAAGAGGCAAAAGCTGCCAGTTAGGAGAGGGCCCACCACTAGGACACATTCTAATGTGTTAGAGGACTTGAAACCAGATTTCAGACCATCATCAGATGAAGAAGATACTGGGTTGCTATTGGATAGTGACGATGATGAATTTGATCCACTAGCATTTGTCCTACCAAAAGGAAGGAAGAGTAGGGCCATGAAAAGGCCAGCAAGGATATG GCCAGAAATTTCAG GTCTGATCCACACAAGTATTTTGACTCTGATTGACAACTGCAATGAGAAGTATGGTGTTGATGTGCGCAAGCACATGGCCTATAGGGCCAAAAACCTTGCTGTAGAGGCTGTTTTAGGAGAGCACAAGAAACAGTATCCCAGGCTGAGGGACTATGCTCAAACAATCATGGATACAAATCCTGGGAGTAGAGTTATAGTTACAACTGTAACCCCAAAACCTACTACAAAAATACCACATCCAGGACCAAGGTTTCATGCTATGTTCTTCTGCATCAATGGAGCAAGGGAGGGCTTTCTCAGTGCATGCAGACCATTCATAG GTGTTGATGGCTGCTTTATTAAGCTCACCACTGGAGCTCAAATACTTGCTGCCACTGGCAGAGATGGCAACAACAACATTTTCCCACTGGCATTTGGTATTGTTGGACAAGAGGATACAACAAATTGGTGTTGGTTTCTGCACCAACTGAAGATATGTCTAGGAGGAGAAGTTGGACAATTTGGTCCTTATACTATCATGTCTGATAGACAGAAG GGCCTACTAAATGCAATTTCTCAAGTATTTCCCAACTGCCACCAAAGATTTTGCCTTAGACACTTGTATGCAAACTTCCAAAATGCTGGGTTTAGGGGAGAAGATCTTAAGAAATGCATGGATAATGCTAGTTATGCTTATAACCAATACAAGTTTGACATTGCAATGAATGATCTAAAAAATGAGAGTGAGGAAGCTTGGAAGTGGCTGAGTGGAATACCTGCAAGATTCTGGGCTAGGCATGCTTTTGACACAAACTGTAAGACAGACTTGGTTGTTAACAACCTATCTGAGGAGTTCAACAAGTACATCCTTGATTTTAGGAAAAAACCTATTAGGACTATGATTGATGGTATTAAGAATAAGCAGATGGTGAGGTGGCATAGGAATAGAGAGAGTGGAAAGGCAGCTCTGTGGGAGATCACACCCCATTATGCTGAGAAGTTAGAG AAAGTGGACCTGAGTGGGACACCATGCAACCATGCAATATCAGCAATTAACAAGGCAAAAAG GCATCTAGAAGATCAAGGAATGTTGATGAAGCAAGGGCACATGCTGCACCAGCAAGGGCAGAGGCTGCACCAGCAAGGGCACAGGCTGCACCAGCAAGAGGAGAGGCTGCACCAGCAAGAGCACAGGCTGCACCAGCAAGAGGAGAGGCTGCACCAGCAAGAGCACAGGCTGCACCAAGAGCTGGTGCAAGGCATGGTGCTGCAAGGCATTCAAGGCCTTTCTCTGCACCAAGAGCTGCTGCTGGGGCTTCCACTTCTG TTATGCCCAAGAGATGAGGGGGCAAGTTAT TGCTGCCCCAAGAGATGA
- the LOC109776554 gene encoding uncharacterized protein gives MAEGGFVVAICQHGGEFTSGPNGNLIYKGGEAHAVDVSREMSLDSFKDEVSKVFHVDVTDMSFKYFLPNNNRTLITISCDRDLQRMVDFTASAAQADVFVISRVENRSVVTYTGASTVKAGSNAHGDKRKRTASKNKVSKSNKKTASATGVVVQADTNDLNQPTNDLNQPTNDLNQPTSDINQPRALVTLNDYNEDFPLEFGHDVAFPTTAGAVSSAPDDLNHDKLALVDTTQREPTGFFDDAVNAYDGSDIIIDPPQELTNNPALFWEDIIKGVGQEFDNVKDFRAQLCKYSIGKGFVYRFIKNETTRVTVKCVADGCTWRLHASESSRNKKFVIKKMTDEHTCGGEGGEGQRRATRQWLTTIIKQKLRENSLLKPKDLVKEIHEEYGVMLTYSQVWRGREVAQKEMFHVQREASGHLPWYGERLMQTNPGSILDLSEFSENRRFIFAFHASLEGFASGCRPLLFLDKVPLKATNEYKLLVAAAVDADDGVFPVAFNVVEDDNYENWVWFLMKLRIALQYHNYPLNAMTFLSNGQKGLDAAVAHAFEGSHHAFCLHHIMEEFKGELKKGPWSQQIRDAMVEDFTRAAQACSIDDFNASIESIRNISTEAADWIIASKPEHWSDAIFRGCRYDHFSSNIVDAFNNWIPTKKEGSMVLMVDSLRTKIMETIEARREACKSWEGPLTPSIDYKAKDEITKAGKLTVLCSSETVFEVRGSGIFVVNLANWECTCRRWQLSGLPCMHVIAVCNRIGRSFYDYCSKFFTTDSYRQTYSGTIYPIPDMDTLDFSAAAMVPPPRPRTSDKPRRKRLNPNKPTTLIRLCSRCKQVGHNKATCEAAFL, from the exons ATGGCAGAGGGTGGTTTTGTGGTAGCCATTTGCCAACATGGTGGGGAGTTCACTTCTGGTCCCAATGGGAATTTGATCTACAAAGGAGGAGAAGCGCACGCTGTTGACGTCTCTCGGGAGATGTCCCTTGACAGCTTCAAGGATGAGGTGTCCAAGGTGTTCCATGTTGATGTCACCGATATGTCGTTCAAGTACTTCCTTCCGAACAATAACAGGACGCTCATCACAATCTCATGTGATAGAGATTTGCAACGGATGGTTGATTTTACTGCTAGTGCTGCCCAAGCAGATGTTTTTGTGATAAGTAGAGTGGAGAACAG GAGTGTCGTAACGTACACTGGAGCTTCCACTGTTAAAGCTGGATCTAATGCACATGGCGACAAAAGGAAAAGGACAGCTTCCAAAAACAA GGTATCCAAAAGTAATAAGAAGACCGCCAGTGCTACTGGTGTTGTAGTTCAAGCTGATACCAATGATCTCAATCAACCTACCAATGATCTCAATCAACCTACCAATGATCTCAATCAACCTACCAGTGATATAAATCAACCAAGAGCTTTGGTGACCTTGAATGATTACAACGA GGATTTTCCGCTGGAATTTGGCCATGATGTTGCCTTTCCCACCACAGCTGGAGCTGTTTCCTCTGCTCCAGACGATCTGAATCATGACAAGCTTGCTCTCGTTGATACCACACAAAG GGAACCAACTGGTTTTTTTGATGATGCAGTCAATGCATATGATGGTTCTGATATCATAATAGATCCTCCACAGGAGCTTACCAATAATCCTGCTTTGTTTTGGGAGGACATTATCAAAGGTGTTGGTCAAGAATTTGATAATGTGAAGGATTTCCGAGCTCAGTTGTGCAAGTACTCCATCGGCAAAGGATTTGTGTACCGATTTATTAAGAATGAAACCACCCGTGTCACTGTAAAGTGTGTTGCGGATGGCTGCACCTGGCGATTGCATGCATCTGAGTCATCTCGTAACAAGAAATTTGTTATCAAGAAAATGACTGATGAGCATACATGTGGAGGAGAAGGCGGTGAGGGTCAGCGGCGAGCAACAAGACAGTGGCTGACTACCATCATTAAGCAGAAACTGCGTGAGAACTCATTGCTCAAACCAAAGGATCTTGTCAAGGAAATACATGAAGAGTATGGAGTTATGCTGACCTATTCACAGGTTTGGCGAGGTAGAGAAGTGGCTCAGAAGGAGATGTTTCATGTTCAGAGGGAGGCATCAGGCCATTTGCCCTGGTATGGGGAGAGGCTTATGCAGACTAACCCAGGGAGTATACTTGACTTGTCTGAGTTCTCTGAAAACCGACGTTTTATTTTTGCATTCCATGCTTCTTTGGAAGGCTTTGCAAGTGGGTGCAGGCCCCTCCTTTTTCTTGACAAGGTTCCGCTCAAAGCGACAAATGAGTATAAGTTGCTGGTTGCCGCTGCAGTTGATGCAGATGATGGTGTCTTTCCAGTTGCATTTAATGTGGTTGAAGATGATAATTACGAGAACTGGGTTTGGTTCTTGATGAAGCTGAGGATTGCTCTCCAGTATCATAACTACCCATTGAATGCTATGACATTCTTGTCCAATGGACAAAAGGGTCTGGATGCTGCTGTCGCACATGCGTTTGAAGGTAGCCACCATGCCTTCTGTTTGCATCATATCATGGAGGAATTCAAAGGAGAACTGAAGAAGGGACCATGGTCGCAACAGATAAGAGATGCGATGGTCGAGGATTTTACTCGTGCAGCCCAAGCATGCAGCATTGATGATTTTAATGCATCAATTGAGAGCATAAGGAATATATCCACTGAAGCTGCCGACTGGATCATTGCGAGTAAGCCAGAGCATTGGTCAGATGCCATCTTCAGAGGCTGTCGGTATGACCATTTCTCATCGAACATTGTTGATGCGTTTAATAACTGGATACCTACAAAGAAGGAGGGGTCCATGGTGCTGATGGTGGACTCTCTGAGGACAAAAATAATGGAGACAATAGAAGCGAGGCGTGAAGCCTGCAAGTCATGGGAAGGGCCTCTAACACCTTCCATTGATTACAAAGCAAAGGATGAGATAACCAAGGCTGGCAAGCTGACCGTGCTATGCTCTTCTGAGACCGTGTTTGAAGTGCGGGGCAGCGGTATTTTTGTTGTTAATCTTGCAAACTGGGAATGCACGTGCCGGAGGTGGCAACTTTCTGGCCTCCCCTGCATGCATGTTATCGCTGTGTGTAACAGGATTGGGCGGTCTTTCTACGACTACTGCTCAAAGTTTTTCACAACAGATAGCTACCGTCAGACATACTCAGGAACAATCTACCCAATTCCCGACATGGACACCCTTGATTTTAGCGCTGCGGCAATGGTCCCGCCTCCCAGGCCACGGACATCAGATAAACCTAGAAGGAAGCGGCTTAACCCCAACAAGCCAACCACTCTTATACGGCTCTGTAGCAGGTGCAAGCAAGTAGGCCACAACAAGGCCACCTGTGAAGCTGCTTTCCTGTAG